A genomic stretch from Aerococcaceae bacterium zg-1292 includes:
- a CDS encoding LacI family DNA-binding transcriptional regulator: MATMKDVAELAGVSLGTVSRVINQAPGIKPTTLAKVKAAIQQLAYVPDEYARGMKLNRTNTVALIIPTIWHPFFSEFAYYLERELSAREIKLLLCNSEGATKEVEYIKMLQQNKVDGIIAITYSSIEDYLSSNIPFVSIDRMFPGMEIACVASDNQFGAELAAKTLLEKGCQHLAFIGTHNDTANETKKRRLYFEKAVRKASKRISILDLEEPIDNLSIHVEQFLKAHDTIDGIFTINDFVALDTLAIIQKLGRKVPEEIQVIGYDGIRFANEREYAVSTIKQPLEKMAITAIDMLLDIIDDKPHLQQILIPGEYIEGKTTKKLFEKK; the protein is encoded by the coding sequence ATGGCTACAATGAAAGATGTAGCAGAATTAGCAGGAGTCAGTTTAGGGACTGTCTCGCGTGTAATTAATCAAGCGCCAGGCATTAAGCCAACGACACTCGCAAAGGTAAAAGCAGCGATTCAACAATTAGCGTATGTGCCGGATGAATATGCTCGAGGCATGAAATTAAATCGAACGAATACAGTAGCATTAATTATTCCCACGATTTGGCATCCGTTTTTCTCAGAATTTGCCTATTATCTCGAACGAGAATTGAGTGCTCGTGAAATAAAACTACTATTATGTAATAGTGAAGGGGCGACTAAAGAAGTCGAATACATTAAAATGCTACAACAAAACAAAGTGGATGGTATCATTGCGATTACCTATTCATCTATTGAAGACTACTTATCTTCTAATATACCATTTGTCAGTATTGACCGAATGTTTCCAGGAATGGAGATTGCCTGTGTTGCTTCCGACAATCAATTTGGTGCTGAATTAGCTGCCAAAACCTTACTCGAAAAAGGGTGCCAACATCTCGCATTTATCGGGACGCATAATGATACAGCCAATGAAACGAAAAAACGACGTTTATACTTTGAAAAAGCGGTTCGTAAAGCAAGCAAACGCATTTCGATTCTCGATTTAGAAGAGCCGATTGATAATTTATCGATTCATGTTGAACAATTTTTAAAAGCTCACGATACAATTGATGGGATTTTTACAATCAATGATTTTGTGGCTTTGGATACATTGGCGATTATCCAAAAATTAGGACGTAAAGTACCTGAGGAGATTCAAGTTATTGGTTATGATGGCATTCGCTTTGCAAACGAACGGGAGTATGCGGTATCCACCATTAAACAACCGCTGGAAAAAATGGCGATTACTGCTATTGATATGCTGCTGGATATTATTGATGATAAACCACATCTGCAACAAATCTTAATTCCGGGTGAGTATATTGAAGGGAAAACTACTAAAAAACTTTTTGAGAAAAAGTAA
- a CDS encoding sugar ABC transporter permease has product MAQVMKPKGTFLDKLKRQKVLLLMLIPGLLLTFIFKYIPMYGVLIAFKDYNPLRGILGSNWVGFKEFAKFLSAPNLGLLVANTLKLSVFGLLWGFLPPIILAIMLNQLGSDKLKRRIQLILYAPNFISVVVIVGMVFLFFSIDGPINRLLSSFGVNINFMTNPDYFRSLYIGSGIWQGMGWASTLYTATLVNVSPSLIEAAKLDGANIFQRIWHIDLPTLKPVMVIQFILAAGNIMSVGYEKAYLMQTSLNLTASEIISTYVYKQGLVSGNYSYSTAVGLINTVINIILLIIVNQTVKRLNDGEGL; this is encoded by the coding sequence ATGGCGCAAGTCATGAAACCAAAAGGAACATTTCTGGATAAATTAAAACGACAAAAAGTATTACTACTGATGTTGATACCCGGATTACTTTTAACATTTATCTTTAAATACATCCCAATGTACGGCGTATTAATTGCGTTTAAGGATTATAACCCACTACGAGGGATTTTAGGTAGTAATTGGGTAGGTTTTAAAGAATTCGCAAAATTCTTATCGGCACCGAATTTAGGTTTACTGGTTGCTAACACATTAAAACTGAGTGTGTTTGGCTTATTATGGGGCTTTTTACCACCGATTATTTTAGCGATTATGTTAAATCAACTCGGTAGCGACAAATTAAAACGACGTATCCAATTAATTTTATACGCACCGAACTTTATCTCAGTTGTTGTTATTGTCGGGATGGTCTTCTTATTTTTCTCGATTGATGGACCAATTAACCGTTTATTATCAAGTTTTGGTGTCAATATTAATTTCATGACCAACCCAGATTACTTTCGCTCACTGTATATCGGAAGTGGAATCTGGCAAGGTATGGGTTGGGCATCGACACTATATACAGCGACTTTAGTCAATGTCAGTCCTTCACTCATTGAAGCCGCAAAATTAGATGGTGCCAATATTTTCCAACGTATCTGGCATATCGATTTGCCAACATTGAAACCGGTTATGGTGATTCAATTTATTTTAGCGGCCGGTAACATTATGAGTGTGGGCTATGAAAAAGCCTACTTGATGCAAACATCACTAAACTTAACCGCATCAGAAATTATTTCGACCTATGTCTATAAACAAGGTCTTGTATCGGGGAACTATTCTTACTCAACAGCAGTTGGCTTAATCAATACTGTCATTAATATTATTTTATTAATTATTGTCAATCAAACGGTAAAACGTCTGAATGATGGCGAAGGTTTATAG
- a CDS encoding carbohydrate ABC transporter permease: MNSAMQTDFDRRVLIINRILIALIVLITFVPLIYILAASFMNPTALLNKGISFDPRDWTLDGYKRVLSDASILRGFINSIFYSLTFSILTVAVSMLTAYPLSKKDLIGRKWINLFLIITMFFGGGLVPTYLLVKQLGMLNTVWAIIIPGAVNVWNIILIRTYVQTLPDELMEAAVIDGANEFQIFIKIIVPLAKPIMFVLFLYAFVGQWNSYFDAMIYLKDPRLEPLQLVLRKILIQNQPNQEMIGTNTAMMDIQRLAEMIKYATIVISSLPLLIMYPFFQKYFDKGILVGSLKG, translated from the coding sequence ATGAATTCAGCAATGCAAACCGATTTTGACCGTCGTGTCTTAATAATTAACCGAATTTTAATTGCACTGATTGTGCTTATTACTTTTGTGCCATTAATTTACATTTTAGCTGCCTCTTTTATGAATCCGACTGCCTTGTTAAATAAAGGAATCAGTTTTGATCCGCGTGACTGGACATTAGATGGCTATAAACGGGTATTATCCGATGCCTCAATTTTACGTGGCTTTATCAATTCCATCTTTTATTCATTAACATTTTCTATTTTGACAGTAGCGGTGTCCATGTTAACGGCGTATCCTTTATCAAAAAAAGATTTAATTGGGCGCAAATGGATTAACTTATTTCTAATCATCACCATGTTTTTCGGTGGGGGATTAGTTCCTACTTACCTATTAGTGAAGCAATTAGGAATGCTGAATACGGTATGGGCAATTATTATTCCTGGTGCCGTCAATGTATGGAATATTATCTTGATTCGTACGTATGTACAAACACTGCCAGATGAATTGATGGAAGCAGCAGTTATCGATGGTGCCAATGAATTTCAAATCTTTATTAAAATCATTGTGCCGCTAGCCAAACCGATTATGTTCGTATTATTCTTATACGCTTTTGTCGGACAATGGAATTCATACTTTGACGCGATGATTTATTTAAAAGACCCGCGCTTAGAGCCATTACAACTTGTTTTACGTAAAATATTAATTCAAAACCAACCAAATCAAGAAATGATTGGGACTAATACTGCAATGATGGATATTCAACGTTTAGCTGAAATGATTAAATACGCAACCATTGTGATTTCAAGTTTGCCGTTATTAA